One part of the Streptomyces lienomycini genome encodes these proteins:
- a CDS encoding ABC transporter ATP-binding protein, with protein sequence MIRQLYRVLGPEGSRPLNRLLLLQCGAAVLQGAAFALLVPVLKALLGTDPADVRPWLAAFAGCVIAYAALQGAALSGGFTVGSQLSRVLHRRLADQALRLPLGWFTAGRTAEFSRLAGQNVIQVMSTPAHLLRPFISSVLTPVTLIAATFFFDVRTGLVLLVCAPVLYAVQQGSTSLMRRLDLGRDAAIGESADRVLEYTRNQPVLRAFGRTAEGYGALDDALVAEARADRRLIVRGLPGLVSFTFATRLVFALLLALGVSWQLDGSLTVPTLLALLVLLVRLIDSVSSAAEAGAGMRIARNTLERLGAVLDEPPFPQPAEPQTPHDASVEFTGVTFRYGAGGTGERAVLDDVTFRLPERSMTALVGPSGAGKTTVASLIARFRDTTQGTVRIGGVDVRDITADDLAAHVSLVFQDVYLFDGTIEENVRIAAPDADSADLAEAAALSGLDRVIGELPDGWDTKVGEGGARLSGGQRQRVSIARALLKDAPILVLDEATAALDQENEALFAEAVRVLADRKTLLVIAHRLSTVVHADQILVLENGRITERGTHDDLITACGTYASFWQRRARAHGWRLEGARP encoded by the coding sequence ATGATCCGTCAGCTCTACCGCGTCCTGGGACCGGAAGGCTCCCGGCCGCTGAACCGGCTGCTGCTCCTCCAGTGCGGCGCGGCCGTACTCCAGGGCGCCGCCTTCGCCCTTCTGGTGCCCGTCCTCAAGGCGCTGCTCGGGACCGACCCCGCCGACGTCCGGCCGTGGCTGGCGGCGTTCGCCGGCTGCGTGATCGCCTACGCGGCACTCCAGGGGGCCGCTCTCAGCGGCGGGTTCACGGTCGGCTCACAGCTCTCCCGGGTGCTGCACCGGCGGCTGGCCGACCAGGCGCTGCGCCTGCCGCTGGGCTGGTTCACCGCCGGCCGGACCGCCGAGTTCAGCCGTCTCGCCGGGCAGAACGTCATCCAGGTGATGAGCACACCGGCCCACCTGCTGCGCCCGTTCATCAGCTCCGTCCTCACCCCGGTGACCCTGATCGCGGCCACGTTCTTCTTCGACGTCCGCACCGGCCTGGTGCTCCTGGTCTGCGCACCCGTGCTGTACGCCGTCCAGCAGGGGAGCACGTCACTGATGCGCCGGCTCGACCTCGGCCGTGACGCCGCGATCGGTGAGTCCGCAGACCGGGTGCTGGAGTACACCCGCAACCAGCCGGTCCTACGGGCGTTCGGCCGGACCGCGGAGGGCTACGGCGCGCTGGACGACGCCCTGGTGGCCGAGGCGCGCGCCGACCGTCGGCTCATCGTGCGCGGCCTGCCCGGCCTGGTCTCCTTCACCTTCGCCACCCGGCTCGTCTTCGCCCTGCTGCTGGCCCTCGGCGTGTCCTGGCAGCTCGACGGGTCGCTCACCGTGCCCACGCTGCTGGCGCTCCTGGTGCTGCTGGTCCGCCTGATCGACAGCGTGTCGTCCGCCGCCGAGGCCGGCGCCGGCATGCGCATCGCCCGCAACACCCTGGAACGGCTCGGCGCGGTCCTCGACGAACCGCCCTTCCCCCAGCCCGCCGAGCCGCAGACGCCCCATGACGCGAGCGTGGAGTTCACCGGGGTGACCTTCCGCTACGGTGCGGGTGGGACCGGCGAACGCGCGGTCCTGGACGATGTGACCTTCCGCCTGCCCGAGCGCAGTATGACGGCGCTGGTGGGCCCGTCCGGTGCCGGCAAGACCACGGTCGCCTCGCTGATCGCCCGCTTCCGGGACACCACGCAGGGCACCGTCCGCATCGGCGGCGTCGACGTCCGCGACATCACCGCCGACGACCTGGCGGCTCACGTCTCGCTCGTCTTCCAGGACGTCTACCTCTTCGACGGCACGATCGAGGAGAACGTCAGGATCGCCGCCCCGGACGCGGACTCCGCCGACCTGGCCGAGGCCGCCGCCCTGTCCGGGCTCGACCGGGTGATCGGGGAACTGCCCGACGGCTGGGACACCAAGGTGGGAGAGGGCGGCGCGCGGCTGTCCGGCGGGCAGCGCCAGCGGGTGTCCATCGCCCGCGCCCTGCTGAAGGACGCGCCGATCCTCGTCCTCGACGAGGCCACCGCCGCGCTCGACCAGGAGAACGAGGCGCTGTTCGCCGAGGCCGTGCGCGTCCTCGCCGACCGCAAGACGCTGCTGGTCATCGCACACCGGCTCAGCACCGTCGTCCACGCCGACCAGATCCTGGTCCTGGAGAACGGCCGGATCACCGAGCGCGGCACCCACGACGACCTGATCACGGCGTGCGGCACGTACGCCTCCTTCTGGCAGCGCCGGGCCCGCGCTCACGGCTGGCGCCTGGAGGGAGCACGGCCATGA
- a CDS encoding chaplin, translated as MRAIVTAGFLAVSGALVLGGAGAASADSGAQGTAVGSPGVASGNVVQVPVHVPVNVCGNTVNVIGLLNPAFGNSCANVSDHGWSMGH; from the coding sequence ATGCGCGCGATCGTGACTGCCGGTTTCCTCGCCGTCAGCGGTGCCCTGGTCCTGGGCGGAGCCGGAGCCGCGTCCGCAGACAGCGGAGCCCAGGGCACGGCGGTCGGCTCCCCGGGCGTGGCTTCGGGCAACGTGGTGCAGGTTCCGGTCCACGTACCGGTGAATGTCTGTGGGAACACGGTCAACGTCATCGGTCTGCTCAACCCGGCCTTCGGCAACAGCTGCGCCAACGTGAGCGACCACGGCTGGAGCATGGGCCACTGA
- the ctaD gene encoding aa3-type cytochrome oxidase subunit I — translation MTTVHEPPRPEAGEYYSDELPLRGKTPGNVVIKWLTTTDHKTIGTLYLVTSFAFFLIGGVMALVMRAELARPGLQIVSNEQYNQAFTMHGTIMLLMFATPLFSGFANWIMPLQIGAPDVAFPRLNMFAYWLYLFGSTIAVGGFLTPQGAADFGWFAYNPLSNAEHSPGLGSELWIMGLAFSGFGTILGSVNFITTIICMRAPGMTMFRMPIFTWNVLLTGVLVLLAFPVLAAALFALEADRKFGAHIFDSSNGGALLWQHLFWFFGHPEVYIIALPFFGIVSEIIPVFSRKPIFGYMGLIGATIAIAGLSVTVWAHHMYVTGGVLLPFFSFMTFLIAVPTGVKFFNWIGTMWKGSLSFETPMLWSTGFLITFLFGGLTGVILASPPLDFHVSDSYFVVAHFHYVVFGTVVFAMFAGFHFWWPKFTGKLLDERLGKITFWTLFIGFHGTFLVQHWLGAEGMPRRYADYLAADGFTALNTVSTIASFLLGLSMLPFLYNVWKTAKYGKPVGVDDPWGYGRSLEWATSCPPPRHNFCTLPRIRSESPAFDLHHFDLTSLDQKENTGRRDVIDAAGHEGERS, via the coding sequence GTGACCACAGTCCACGAGCCTCCGAGGCCCGAAGCCGGCGAGTACTACTCGGACGAACTGCCCCTTCGGGGCAAGACGCCCGGCAACGTAGTGATCAAATGGTTGACGACCACTGACCACAAGACGATCGGCACGCTGTATCTGGTGACGTCGTTCGCGTTCTTCCTGATCGGCGGCGTGATGGCGCTGGTCATGCGCGCCGAGCTGGCCCGACCCGGTCTGCAGATCGTGTCGAACGAGCAGTACAACCAGGCGTTCACGATGCACGGCACGATCATGCTGCTGATGTTCGCGACGCCGCTGTTCTCCGGCTTCGCGAACTGGATCATGCCGCTCCAGATCGGCGCTCCGGACGTGGCCTTCCCCCGGCTGAACATGTTCGCCTACTGGCTGTACCTGTTCGGCTCGACGATCGCGGTGGGCGGGTTCCTGACCCCGCAGGGCGCGGCCGACTTCGGCTGGTTCGCCTACAACCCGCTGTCCAACGCGGAGCACTCGCCGGGCCTGGGCAGCGAACTGTGGATCATGGGTCTGGCCTTCTCCGGCTTCGGCACCATCCTCGGCTCGGTCAACTTCATCACCACGATCATCTGCATGCGCGCGCCGGGCATGACCATGTTCCGGATGCCGATCTTCACCTGGAACGTGCTGCTGACCGGTGTGCTGGTCCTGCTGGCCTTCCCGGTGCTGGCCGCGGCCCTGTTCGCGCTGGAGGCCGACCGCAAGTTCGGTGCCCACATCTTCGACTCGTCCAACGGCGGGGCGCTGCTGTGGCAACACCTCTTCTGGTTCTTCGGGCATCCAGAGGTGTACATCATCGCGCTGCCGTTCTTCGGCATCGTCAGTGAGATCATCCCGGTCTTCTCCCGCAAGCCGATCTTCGGCTACATGGGTCTGATCGGCGCGACGATCGCGATCGCGGGCCTGTCGGTGACGGTGTGGGCGCACCACATGTACGTCACGGGCGGTGTGCTGCTGCCGTTCTTCTCCTTCATGACCTTCCTGATCGCGGTTCCGACCGGTGTGAAGTTCTTCAACTGGATCGGCACCATGTGGAAGGGATCACTCAGCTTCGAGACACCGATGCTGTGGTCCACCGGCTTCCTGATCACCTTCCTCTTCGGTGGTCTGACCGGTGTCATCCTGGCCTCGCCGCCGCTGGACTTCCACGTCTCGGACTCGTACTTCGTGGTGGCGCACTTCCACTACGTGGTGTTCGGCACCGTGGTGTTCGCGATGTTCGCCGGCTTCCACTTCTGGTGGCCCAAGTTCACCGGCAAGCTGCTGGACGAGCGCCTCGGCAAGATCACCTTCTGGACGCTGTTCATCGGCTTCCACGGCACCTTCCTGGTCCAGCACTGGCTGGGCGCCGAGGGCATGCCGCGCCGCTACGCCGACTACCTGGCCGCGGACGGCTTCACCGCCCTGAACACGGTCTCGACGATCGCTTCCTTCCTGCTGGGCCTGTCCATGCTCCCGTTCCTCTACAACGTGTGGAAGACGGCCAAGTACGGCAAGCCGGTCGGGGTGGACGACCCGTGGGGCTACGGCCGTTCGCTGGAGTGGGCGACGTCCTGCCCGCCGCCGCGGCACAACTTCTGCACCCTGCCGCGCATCCGCTCCGAATCGCCCGCCTTCGACCTGCACCACTTCGACCTCACCTCTCTGGATCAGAAGGAGAACACCGGCCGACGTGACGTCATCGACGCGGCGGGACACGAAGGCGAGCGGTCGTGA
- a CDS encoding salicylate synthase → MSNGLRNTWDSWARSVRPLSHASTLEPSPDPAATAARLARARLTDQYIVYEAEGGVWHFAAGSAVSLTAHANSVTARAAGRTWTSRTEGRPVPAFAAALSTLSATHGTSEGARPFYGWAAFELAHLLHADPEAAGDQPLLHALVPAVEVTFTREGTVVRAVDEAWLRKVADLLAEESAEQPPPDGRTPEAAERVIAAGIAAYGSAVARTVEDIRAGLLEKAVVSRKVPLPAAPAVDFAATYLAGRRSNTPARSYLLDLGGYRAAGFSPETVLEITENGRVSTQPLAGTRAHGLDPAENDRRRAELLRDPKEIHEHAVSVRQAWDEMAAVCRPGSVVAEEFMAVRPRGSVQHLASRLTGRLRENAGPWNAFASLFPAITATGVSKRDALQALARHEEGPRGLYGGAVFRGSTAGALDAALVLRTLIGDGEETWLRAGAGVTAQSSPDREIEETCEKLRSVAPYLRFTTD, encoded by the coding sequence ATGAGCAACGGACTCCGTAACACCTGGGACTCCTGGGCGCGCTCCGTGCGGCCTCTCTCGCACGCGAGCACCCTGGAACCCAGCCCCGACCCCGCGGCCACCGCCGCCCGTCTCGCCCGGGCACGCCTGACCGACCAGTACATCGTGTACGAGGCGGAAGGCGGCGTCTGGCACTTCGCGGCGGGTTCCGCCGTCAGCCTCACCGCACACGCGAACTCCGTCACCGCGCGGGCCGCCGGGCGGACCTGGACCTCCCGCACCGAGGGGCGACCGGTGCCCGCGTTCGCCGCCGCGCTGAGCACCCTGTCCGCGACGCACGGCACGTCCGAGGGGGCACGTCCCTTCTACGGCTGGGCAGCCTTCGAACTCGCCCACCTCCTGCACGCCGACCCCGAAGCCGCAGGGGACCAGCCGCTGCTGCATGCCCTCGTCCCGGCCGTCGAGGTGACCTTCACCAGGGAGGGCACCGTGGTGCGCGCAGTGGACGAGGCGTGGCTGCGCAAGGTCGCGGACCTGCTGGCCGAAGAGAGCGCCGAGCAGCCGCCGCCGGACGGAAGGACGCCGGAGGCGGCCGAACGCGTCATCGCCGCGGGCATCGCCGCCTACGGCAGCGCGGTGGCCCGGACGGTCGAGGACATCCGTGCCGGGCTCCTGGAGAAGGCCGTGGTCTCCCGGAAGGTCCCGCTGCCCGCCGCACCGGCCGTGGACTTCGCCGCGACCTATCTCGCGGGACGCCGGTCCAACACCCCGGCCCGTTCCTACCTGCTGGACCTCGGCGGCTACCGGGCGGCCGGGTTCAGCCCGGAAACCGTCCTGGAGATCACGGAGAACGGCCGGGTCAGCACCCAGCCCCTCGCCGGCACCCGCGCACACGGACTCGACCCGGCGGAGAACGACCGGCGGCGTGCGGAACTGCTCAGGGATCCCAAGGAGATACACGAGCACGCGGTGTCCGTACGCCAGGCCTGGGACGAGATGGCCGCGGTGTGCCGGCCCGGCTCCGTCGTGGCCGAGGAGTTCATGGCGGTCCGGCCGCGTGGTTCGGTGCAGCACCTGGCCTCACGGCTGACGGGCCGCCTCCGTGAGAACGCCGGGCCGTGGAACGCCTTCGCCTCCCTCTTCCCCGCGATCACCGCCACCGGTGTCTCCAAGCGCGACGCCCTCCAGGCCTTGGCCCGCCACGAGGAAGGGCCCAGGGGTCTGTACGGCGGCGCGGTCTTCCGCGGCAGCACCGCCGGAGCCCTCGACGCCGCCCTCGTCCTGCGCACCCTCATCGGCGACGGCGAGGAGACCTGGCTGCGCGCGGGCGCGGGAGTCACCGCCCAGTCCAGCCCGGACCGGGAGATCGAGGAGACCTGCGAGAAACTGCGCAGCGTCGCCCCGTACCTGCGGTTCACCACGGATTGA
- the arr gene encoding NAD(+)--rifampin ADP-ribosyltransferase has translation MDEVLDEGPFFYGTKAELRVGDHLTAGFRSNYRPEVVMNHIYFTALRDGAGLAAELAAGAGTPRVYCVEPTGEFENDPNVTDKKFPGNPTRSYRSGEPLRIVGEVTDWTRQTPEALQMWRDRLAAILLDGRGEIIN, from the coding sequence ATGGACGAGGTGTTGGACGAGGGGCCGTTCTTCTACGGCACAAAGGCCGAGCTGCGGGTCGGTGATCACCTCACCGCCGGTTTCCGTTCGAACTACCGACCCGAAGTCGTGATGAACCACATCTACTTCACCGCGTTGCGCGACGGCGCGGGGCTCGCCGCCGAACTCGCCGCCGGCGCCGGGACCCCGCGAGTGTATTGCGTCGAACCGACGGGGGAGTTCGAGAACGATCCCAACGTCACGGACAAGAAGTTCCCCGGCAATCCCACCCGCTCCTATCGCAGCGGGGAACCGCTCCGGATCGTCGGCGAGGTCACCGACTGGACGCGGCAGACACCCGAAGCCCTCCAGATGTGGCGAGACCGGCTGGCCGCGATCCTTCTGGACGGCCGCGGCGAAATCATCAACTGA